The following are encoded in a window of Aneurinibacillus migulanus genomic DNA:
- a CDS encoding FAD-dependent oxidoreductase — protein sequence MTRHVIIGGDAAGLSAATQIRRLDSEADIIVFEKEDIISYAKCGLPYYIGGIIPEAEHLKALPPEVLREKFKVNLHTCSEVTAIHPWDKVITVRKNEKDEEHQYDKLLIATGARPRLPDWPGDKLKGVFPVNTMEDAVRISTWLEGKMAEKVVIIGGGYIGLEMAETLTHKGCKVTLLTKGAQLLNPFDPDMAKLAEEELKLQGVDVFVKEDVIELRGEGGCVKEVVTKTSSFPADMVIIAVGIIPNSELAIAAGIGTGLINAIEVNEKMETSVSGIYAAGDCATQYHMLKKTGDYIPLGTTANKQGNIAGYNMAGHEKLFPGVLGTAILKVFDLELARTGLNEDEARKLGLAFGCVVHRTKDHAGYYPDARKLYIKLLYSTDDHTLLGAQLVGYAGTKRIDTLATAITAGMTIEEVVDLDLAYAPPFSGVWDPVQQASRDILKSENRKKGM from the coding sequence GTGACGCGCCATGTGATCATCGGCGGGGATGCGGCGGGGCTCAGTGCAGCGACGCAAATTCGCCGTCTGGACTCCGAAGCAGATATTATCGTATTCGAAAAAGAAGACATCATTTCTTATGCGAAATGCGGATTGCCTTATTATATAGGAGGAATCATCCCTGAAGCGGAACACCTTAAAGCACTTCCACCCGAAGTGTTGCGTGAAAAGTTCAAAGTAAATTTGCATACCTGCAGTGAAGTTACGGCCATCCACCCGTGGGACAAGGTCATCACTGTGCGTAAAAACGAAAAAGATGAAGAGCACCAGTATGATAAGCTTCTGATTGCTACGGGTGCTCGCCCGCGCCTTCCGGATTGGCCTGGGGATAAGCTGAAAGGCGTGTTTCCAGTCAATACGATGGAGGATGCAGTGAGAATTAGCACATGGCTGGAAGGAAAAATGGCCGAAAAGGTAGTCATTATAGGCGGGGGTTACATCGGCCTGGAGATGGCGGAGACACTGACGCATAAAGGATGCAAAGTCACATTGCTGACGAAAGGTGCTCAGCTGTTAAATCCATTTGATCCTGACATGGCCAAACTTGCAGAAGAAGAATTGAAGCTGCAGGGTGTTGACGTATTTGTAAAAGAAGATGTCATCGAGCTTAGAGGCGAAGGTGGATGCGTTAAGGAAGTAGTGACGAAAACATCCAGCTTTCCCGCAGATATGGTCATTATTGCCGTGGGTATTATTCCAAACAGCGAGCTGGCGATTGCAGCGGGGATTGGTACGGGGCTGATTAATGCGATTGAAGTCAACGAGAAAATGGAGACAAGCGTGTCAGGTATTTATGCCGCCGGTGACTGTGCAACACAGTATCACATGTTGAAGAAGACGGGAGATTATATCCCGCTGGGAACGACCGCGAACAAGCAGGGAAATATTGCAGGCTACAACATGGCCGGACACGAAAAGCTCTTTCCTGGTGTTTTGGGTACGGCCATCCTGAAGGTATTTGACTTAGAATTAGCCCGAACTGGGTTAAATGAAGACGAAGCACGTAAGCTTGGCCTTGCTTTTGGGTGTGTTGTACATCGTACAAAAGACCATGCAGGGTATTACCCTGATGCCAGAAAGTTATATATAAAGCTTCTTTATTCGACGGATGATCATACGCTGCTTGGAGCGCAGCTTGTAGGGTATGCCGGAACGAAGCGAATCGATACGCTGGCTACCGCCATTACGGCCGGCATGACAATCGAAGAAGTGGTAGATTTGGACCTAGCGTATGCTCCTCCGTTTTCGGGAGTATGGGATCCCGTCCAACAAGCGTCAAGAGATATATTGAAGAGTGAGAACAGGAAAAAGGGGATGTAG
- a CDS encoding alanine/glycine:cation symporter family protein, whose translation MEKFLSVISDIVWGPPLLILLVGTGIYLTFRLSFLQFIELPHALKLAFSRNQDNSSKGDISHFQSLMTALAATIGTGNIAGVATAVVAGGPGAVFWMWITAVFGMATKYAEAILAVKYRITGENGQMSGGPMYYIERGLGWKWLAVCFAFLGSLAAFGIGSSVQSNSVASSVQASFGVNPWITATVLTAITALVILGGIKSIGRAASVIVPFMAIFYVLGGLVIIFMHIDKVPATISLIFTDAFTGQAMAGGAIGTVIRYGVARGVFSNEAGMGSAPIAAAAAKTDHPGRQALVSMTGTFLDTIVVCSITGITLVMSGLYTDKKLEGAALTTEAFSQMLPGPGGWIVTIGLIFFAYSTVLGWSYYGEKCFEYLFGNKSVVGYRIVYTGSVFLGAVANLGLVWSIADIFNGLMALPNLIGLLALSGVVVAETRHYRKHVKRTSPDNPSNRVGA comes from the coding sequence ATGGAAAAATTTTTATCCGTAATAAGTGATATTGTCTGGGGACCGCCTCTACTGATTCTGTTGGTCGGAACAGGTATTTATTTAACATTTCGCCTTTCCTTCCTACAATTCATCGAGCTCCCGCATGCATTAAAGCTTGCTTTCTCTAGAAATCAAGACAATTCCTCCAAAGGCGACATCTCGCACTTCCAATCGCTTATGACTGCCCTGGCAGCTACCATTGGTACCGGTAATATCGCCGGTGTAGCAACCGCGGTCGTAGCAGGCGGACCAGGAGCCGTATTCTGGATGTGGATTACTGCTGTCTTCGGTATGGCAACCAAGTATGCAGAAGCCATATTAGCTGTAAAGTACCGCATTACCGGAGAAAACGGTCAAATGTCCGGCGGTCCGATGTATTATATTGAGCGCGGGCTCGGTTGGAAATGGCTTGCTGTCTGTTTCGCCTTCCTTGGTTCGCTTGCGGCGTTCGGTATCGGCAGCTCTGTACAATCCAACTCCGTTGCTTCATCAGTACAAGCCAGCTTCGGTGTCAACCCGTGGATTACGGCTACTGTTCTTACTGCTATTACAGCACTTGTCATTCTTGGCGGCATTAAAAGCATCGGTCGTGCCGCAAGCGTCATCGTGCCATTTATGGCTATTTTTTACGTACTAGGCGGACTTGTTATTATTTTTATGCATATTGATAAAGTGCCTGCCACAATTAGTTTGATTTTTACCGATGCTTTTACTGGTCAAGCAATGGCAGGCGGCGCTATTGGAACTGTCATCCGTTACGGAGTGGCACGCGGCGTATTCTCGAATGAGGCTGGTATGGGTTCCGCACCGATTGCGGCTGCGGCGGCCAAGACCGACCATCCAGGCCGTCAGGCACTTGTATCGATGACAGGAACCTTCCTCGATACCATCGTTGTGTGTTCGATTACCGGAATTACGCTCGTTATGAGTGGACTGTATACCGACAAGAAGCTTGAGGGTGCTGCACTAACGACAGAAGCATTCAGCCAGATGCTGCCGGGGCCGGGCGGTTGGATTGTTACGATTGGTCTTATCTTTTTCGCTTACTCCACCGTGCTTGGCTGGTCTTACTATGGGGAGAAATGCTTCGAGTATCTATTCGGCAATAAATCGGTAGTAGGATACCGTATCGTTTATACGGGCTCCGTATTTCTCGGTGCAGTCGCCAACCTTGGATTGGTGTGGTCCATCGCCGATATTTTCAACGGATTGATGGCGCTGCCCAATCTTATTGGTCTACTTGCACTCTCCGGGGTAGTCGTGGCCGAGACAAGACACTACCGCAAACATGTGAAACGTACATCACCGGATAATCCATCCAATCGAGTCGGAGCGTGA
- a CDS encoding enoyl-CoA hydratase/isomerase family protein — translation MKVETIRFEDGAKIVWQETAGLAIVTIKRSWIKNAMTPEMWKALADIGRKIEKNEKIKTVILRGEGKQFTVGSDIKAFNKMSIEEANEAFVVMEDAITSFEYLRIPTIAFITGPSMGAGLELALSCDLRVGSPDALLGIPIGKLGITISQRFSQRLVNLIGPSRTKDLIFTGRLFKAEEAYDLGLLNYLVDEDNAEAFVLDLARRISCASMNSLQAAKEAVARCVPFTEVAFGHRGYPQYIDPVDFPEGVAAFVEKREPRFGRST, via the coding sequence TTGAAAGTAGAAACAATTCGTTTTGAAGATGGAGCGAAAATCGTATGGCAAGAGACGGCAGGTCTTGCAATTGTAACCATTAAACGCTCATGGATTAAAAATGCTATGACGCCAGAAATGTGGAAAGCACTGGCCGATATAGGCAGAAAGATCGAGAAGAACGAGAAGATTAAAACGGTGATTTTACGAGGGGAAGGCAAGCAATTTACCGTTGGATCAGACATTAAAGCATTTAACAAGATGTCAATTGAAGAAGCGAACGAGGCGTTTGTAGTTATGGAGGACGCAATCACCTCATTTGAGTATCTGCGGATTCCGACGATAGCCTTTATTACTGGACCTTCTATGGGAGCAGGGTTAGAATTGGCTCTTTCTTGCGATTTGCGTGTAGGTTCACCGGATGCGTTGCTAGGCATTCCGATTGGAAAGTTGGGTATTACGATTAGCCAGCGTTTTTCGCAGCGTTTGGTGAATCTAATTGGACCGAGCCGCACAAAAGACTTAATCTTTACAGGACGTTTATTTAAAGCGGAAGAAGCGTATGATCTCGGCTTGCTGAACTATCTAGTGGATGAGGACAATGCAGAGGCTTTCGTATTGGACTTGGCTCGGAGGATATCATGCGCGTCGATGAACTCTTTGCAGGCGGCCAAGGAAGCGGTAGCACGTTGTGTGCCGTTTACGGAAGTAGCATTCGGGCATCGGGGTTATCCGCAGTATATCGATCCGGTTGATTTTCCGGAAGGTGTGGCGGCATTTGTTGAGAAGAGAGAGCCGCGTTTTGGTCGCTCAACATAA
- a CDS encoding beta-class carbonic anhydrase, protein MSVLSEIMSYNQKFVEGRKYEEFRTTKYPDKGIVILTCMDTRLVELLHRAMNLRNGDAKIIRNAGAMVTHPFGSIMRSILVAVYELQAREVFVIGHHDCGMTSLNSESVIEKAKKNGVSEDRIDTLRHAGVELDKWLTGFESVEDSVRQTVENIEKHPMFPVGIPVHGLVIHPETGELDLIVEGATIEGNAGLKE, encoded by the coding sequence ATGTCAGTATTATCAGAGATTATGTCATACAATCAAAAATTTGTTGAAGGTAGGAAATACGAAGAATTCCGAACGACGAAATATCCTGATAAAGGCATTGTTATTCTTACCTGTATGGATACTCGGCTTGTTGAGCTTTTGCACCGTGCTATGAACCTGCGAAACGGCGATGCTAAAATCATCAGAAATGCAGGAGCAATGGTGACGCATCCTTTCGGTAGTATTATGCGAAGCATTCTGGTCGCTGTTTACGAACTGCAGGCGAGAGAAGTATTCGTTATCGGTCATCACGATTGTGGTATGACGAGCCTGAACTCGGAATCTGTTATTGAGAAAGCAAAGAAAAACGGTGTTTCTGAAGATAGAATTGATACATTACGACATGCTGGAGTCGAGCTGGACAAATGGTTGACAGGCTTTGAGAGCGTAGAGGATAGCGTAAGACAAACGGTAGAAAATATTGAGAAGCATCCGATGTTCCCAGTCGGTATTCCTGTACATGGATTGGTTATCCATCCGGAGACAGGGGAACTGGATTTGATTGTAGAAGGAGCAACTATAGAAGGCAATGCTGGTCTGAAGGAATAG
- a CDS encoding universal stress protein has translation MGKHILVPIDGSKHALHALEEAAEMAKAFGEKVILLNVQYDFDTFNTRRFFSREQVEEYRKEMSEEALASAIEELRGYGVEFDVKVRVGSPKKEILSEAKEQNVRCIAMGSRGMGAVRGTVLGSVSHGVLYESPCPVMVIPECK, from the coding sequence ATGGGGAAGCACATTCTGGTTCCGATCGATGGTTCGAAGCATGCATTGCATGCGCTGGAAGAGGCAGCAGAAATGGCAAAAGCATTTGGTGAGAAAGTTATTTTGCTGAACGTACAATACGACTTTGACACATTTAACACCCGCCGATTTTTTAGCCGCGAACAAGTTGAAGAATACAGAAAAGAAATGAGCGAAGAGGCGCTTGCTTCTGCCATAGAGGAACTGCGTGGATATGGTGTCGAATTTGACGTGAAAGTGCGTGTGGGTAGCCCGAAGAAAGAAATCCTTTCTGAAGCGAAAGAACAGAACGTCAGATGCATCGCCATGGGTTCACGCGGCATGGGAGCAGTCAGGGGAACCGTGCTGGGCAGCGTCAGTCATGGTGTGCTCTATGAATCGCCATGTCCTGTAATGGTTATACCTGAGTGTAAGTAA
- a CDS encoding MFS transporter produces MNILSTSSPGQRKLLVSAGMSWLFDAMDVGIISFIVAALTVAWGLTPEQVGWLTSINSIGMAVGAAMAGILADRYGRKAVLLTTLLIFSLATGLSALATSFAVLCLLRFIAGFGLGGELPVASTLVSESMPASDRGRAVVLLESFWAGGWILAALIAYFVIPKYGWQAAFVIGAVPALYAVYLRKAISDSPRHIANRSKETPSFTRNLASIWTKEHRKSTVMLWVLWFTVVFSYYGMFLWLPTVMVIKGFSLIKSFEYVLIMTLAQLPGYFTAAYFIERYGRKFVLVLYLSMTALSALWFGSAGSLASLLTAGILLSFFNLGAWGGLYAYTPELYPTRIRSTGAGMAASCGRVGGIVAPLLVGLLVKNGVSLTWIFSMFFIVILIGVLAVAFFGPETRNIELAD; encoded by the coding sequence ATGAATATTCTATCTACAAGCAGTCCAGGCCAGCGCAAACTGCTGGTGAGCGCAGGGATGAGCTGGCTGTTCGATGCGATGGATGTCGGCATTATTTCATTTATTGTCGCAGCGCTTACGGTGGCCTGGGGACTGACCCCGGAGCAGGTCGGGTGGCTGACGAGCATCAACTCGATTGGAATGGCCGTCGGCGCGGCGATGGCAGGTATATTAGCGGACCGATATGGAAGAAAAGCAGTATTGCTTACAACCTTGTTGATTTTTTCGCTGGCTACGGGGCTTTCCGCGCTGGCGACGTCTTTCGCCGTACTGTGCCTGTTACGCTTTATTGCAGGTTTTGGCTTAGGAGGAGAGCTTCCGGTAGCATCCACGCTCGTATCGGAGAGCATGCCAGCATCGGATAGAGGCCGAGCGGTGGTACTGCTGGAGAGTTTCTGGGCAGGAGGCTGGATTTTGGCCGCATTGATTGCGTATTTCGTTATACCGAAATATGGTTGGCAGGCTGCTTTCGTTATCGGGGCAGTACCTGCCCTGTATGCTGTGTATCTACGAAAAGCTATTTCTGATTCGCCTCGTCATATTGCGAATCGTTCCAAGGAAACACCTTCCTTCACCCGTAATCTGGCTTCTATCTGGACGAAGGAGCATCGCAAATCGACGGTCATGTTATGGGTGCTATGGTTTACAGTCGTTTTTTCTTATTACGGCATGTTTCTCTGGCTGCCGACCGTGATGGTTATAAAAGGCTTTAGTCTGATTAAAAGCTTTGAGTATGTGTTGATTATGACACTAGCGCAGCTTCCTGGCTATTTTACGGCTGCCTATTTTATCGAGCGATACGGTCGGAAGTTCGTGCTCGTATTGTACCTGTCAATGACCGCGCTAAGCGCGCTTTGGTTCGGCAGCGCGGGTTCGCTTGCCTCATTGCTTACGGCCGGTATATTGCTATCTTTCTTTAATCTGGGAGCGTGGGGCGGCTTATATGCATATACGCCAGAATTGTATCCAACACGCATTCGTTCTACAGGCGCAGGGATGGCGGCTTCCTGCGGCCGTGTCGGAGGTATTGTGGCACCGTTGCTGGTTGGTCTGCTGGTAAAGAACGGTGTAAGTCTTACCTGGATTTTTTCCATGTTTTTTATTGTCATTCTTATCGGGGTGTTGGCTGTTGCATTTTTTGGACCGGAAACTCGGAATATCGAGCTTGCAGATTAG
- a CDS encoding DMT family transporter: MRPIVYGLLASFFFAFTFVLNRAMDISGGHWIWSASLRYLFMVPFLLLIVMKRRNLGVLLTHMRRHPGPWFIWSFIGFVLFYAPLSFAAAYGPGWLIAGTWQVTIIAGSLLVPFFHERINTPHGPINIRGKLPIKGLLLSCVILLGVAVMQIEHAKSISQTELLLGILPVALAAFAYPLGNRKMMEVCGREIDAYQRVLGMTLASLPFWLLLAGYGWAIAGPPSAGQTMQSIVVAVSSGVIATVLFFAATDMVKGNANRLAAVEATQSGEVLFALLGEVLLLSTPLPTLWSWVGMLLVVLGMILHSLYSHGPEPKKVTKNISENVT; this comes from the coding sequence GTGAGACCGATTGTATACGGTTTACTGGCATCGTTTTTCTTTGCGTTTACTTTTGTGCTGAATCGAGCCATGGATATATCCGGAGGGCATTGGATTTGGAGCGCTTCGCTGCGTTATTTATTTATGGTGCCATTCTTGCTTCTTATTGTGATGAAGCGGAGAAATTTAGGCGTGCTGCTAACCCATATGCGTCGTCATCCTGGTCCATGGTTTATATGGAGCTTCATCGGATTTGTACTGTTTTACGCGCCGTTGAGCTTTGCTGCGGCATACGGCCCGGGCTGGCTTATCGCAGGGACATGGCAGGTGACGATTATAGCGGGTTCACTGCTCGTCCCGTTCTTCCATGAGCGCATCAATACGCCGCATGGGCCGATTAACATACGAGGAAAGTTGCCGATAAAGGGTCTTCTTCTATCTTGCGTGATTCTGCTAGGTGTAGCTGTCATGCAGATAGAGCATGCAAAAAGCATTTCGCAAACCGAGTTGTTGCTTGGTATCCTGCCAGTGGCGCTGGCGGCATTTGCCTATCCGTTGGGCAATCGCAAGATGATGGAAGTATGCGGGAGAGAAATTGACGCGTATCAACGCGTATTGGGAATGACACTAGCTAGCCTGCCGTTTTGGCTGTTGTTAGCAGGTTACGGATGGGCTATCGCTGGGCCGCCGAGTGCCGGGCAGACGATGCAATCCATTGTTGTAGCCGTTAGCTCAGGTGTTATCGCTACCGTTCTGTTTTTTGCGGCGACCGATATGGTAAAAGGCAATGCGAACAGGTTGGCAGCTGTAGAGGCTACCCAATCCGGAGAAGTGTTGTTTGCTTTGCTTGGAGAGGTGCTGCTGTTATCAACACCGCTCCCTACATTATGGTCCTGGGTGGGTATGCTCCTCGTTGTGCTTGGTATGATATTGCATAGTCTGTATTCGCATGGTCCAGAACCGAAGAAGGTAACGAAAAATATATCAGAGAATGTCACGTAA
- a CDS encoding ribonuclease H-like YkuK family protein, with product MKKPYKREMFYNMTEKFVSFEDVFERILHFVEQDPLAQYAMAIGTDSHGYQSYTKFTSAVLIHRLGKGAWGCLRDYIVPRRIQSLREKISLETSLSQEIAYYVTPEMVTRISDVLLPYVDKGADFTISIHLDIGNQGATKELIKEMVGRIQAMGIEAKIKPDSYVASSYANRFTKRGSVHERRAN from the coding sequence ATGAAAAAGCCATATAAACGGGAGATGTTTTATAACATGACTGAGAAGTTTGTGAGCTTCGAGGATGTGTTTGAGCGCATTTTGCATTTTGTGGAGCAGGATCCCTTGGCTCAGTATGCCATGGCAATTGGAACAGATTCGCATGGATATCAGTCATATACGAAATTCACTTCGGCCGTGCTGATTCATCGGCTCGGTAAAGGAGCATGGGGATGTTTGCGCGATTATATTGTCCCGCGACGGATTCAAAGCTTGCGTGAAAAGATTTCGCTGGAGACATCGCTTAGCCAGGAGATTGCTTATTATGTAACGCCGGAGATGGTTACACGAATTTCAGATGTTTTACTTCCATATGTAGATAAAGGAGCCGACTTTACGATTTCGATCCATCTTGACATCGGTAATCAGGGAGCAACGAAAGAATTGATTAAGGAAATGGTGGGGCGTATTCAGGCAATGGGCATTGAAGCCAAAATCAAGCCGGATTCTTATGTAGCATCGAGCTATGCGAATCGATTTACTAAGCGTGGTTCTGTTCACGAACGGAGGGCAAACTAG
- a CDS encoding DUF952 domain-containing protein, whose protein sequence is MSIIYCLCPASYWENFRNEQEYIPRDYEQEGFIHATKGDDLLIKVADRVYKDFTDELLLLVIDEEKVTAEVKYEQAKDGNLYPHIYGPLNTNAIAEIKQMTQTKNGWSIG, encoded by the coding sequence ATGTCGATTATCTACTGTCTATGTCCAGCCTCCTATTGGGAAAATTTCAGAAACGAACAGGAATATATTCCACGCGATTACGAGCAGGAAGGCTTCATTCATGCAACCAAGGGAGATGATCTGCTTATCAAAGTAGCGGACCGGGTGTATAAAGATTTCACAGATGAACTGCTTTTACTTGTTATTGATGAAGAAAAAGTTACAGCGGAAGTGAAATATGAGCAAGCAAAAGATGGCAACCTGTATCCCCATATCTACGGTCCACTAAATACGAATGCAATTGCTGAAATTAAACAAATGACTCAAACAAAAAACGGCTGGTCCATCGGATAA
- a CDS encoding DinB family protein produces the protein MNTKDTLRTFEEVAGYYIAELDNYSPEKFRRKPSAEEWSLSQLYNHLIMAAFHMQIKAIEECELGRSVSDGEKTEAGAAVFAAGAFPPIKIKVPTRPGYTPDYSTDKQEIKGRMLQVIDEMRNVERRLASIPADRKIEHPAFGCLNAVEWFQLVPMHFTHHLRQKEALEAL, from the coding sequence ATGAATACAAAAGATACATTACGAACGTTTGAAGAAGTGGCGGGGTATTATATTGCTGAGCTGGATAATTATTCGCCTGAGAAATTCAGACGTAAGCCGTCTGCGGAGGAATGGTCATTAAGCCAATTGTATAATCATCTCATTATGGCCGCTTTTCACATGCAGATCAAAGCGATAGAAGAGTGTGAGCTGGGGCGCTCGGTATCCGATGGCGAGAAAACAGAGGCTGGGGCAGCTGTATTCGCAGCAGGCGCGTTTCCGCCCATCAAAATTAAGGTACCAACTAGACCCGGATATACGCCTGATTATTCCACCGATAAACAGGAGATTAAAGGGCGGATGCTACAGGTCATTGATGAAATGCGGAACGTGGAGCGACGGTTGGCTAGTATTCCTGCAGACAGAAAAATTGAACATCCAGCCTTCGGCTGCTTGAATGCGGTAGAATGGTTCCAGCTGGTACCGATGCATTTTACTCATCATTTAAGGCAGAAGGAAGCGCTTGAAGCATTGTAA
- the dpaL gene encoding diaminopropionate ammonia-lyase — protein sequence MDTFRWTWNDRVRQTGEKVAMPLFTTEEAEKVRAFHQTFDGYTPTPLRSLRNLAQHLGVGKLYVKDESYRFGLNAFKALGGSYAIGQYLANRLGRDIGTLSFAELQSPEVKHELGSITFASATDGNHGRGVAWSATQFGQKSVIYMPKGSADIRLENIRRAGATAQITDLNYDDTVRLMKKHAEINDWVLVQDTTWDGYEEIPSYIMQGYMTMVVEALEQMQADGEDKPTHVFIQVGVGSIAGAVIGLLVNQFGEEKPITVIVEPTKADCHYRSAMAPSGQREYVTGSMDTIMAGLACGEPNPLSWSMIRDYSDMFISCPDFTAAHGMRLLGNPLGDDARIISGESGAVTSGLASLLMRDERLREARYKLGLNKDSIILVFNTEGDTDPENYRQIVWDGAHPNHI from the coding sequence ATGGACACCTTTCGATGGACATGGAATGACCGGGTGCGACAAACAGGTGAAAAGGTAGCAATGCCGCTTTTTACCACGGAGGAGGCAGAAAAGGTACGGGCATTTCACCAGACGTTCGATGGCTACACGCCGACCCCGTTACGTAGTCTTCGTAATTTGGCTCAACATCTCGGAGTAGGCAAGCTTTATGTAAAAGATGAGTCGTATCGTTTCGGATTAAATGCATTTAAAGCGCTTGGGGGTTCGTATGCGATTGGCCAGTATTTGGCTAATAGGCTAGGGCGAGATATCGGAACGCTTTCATTTGCGGAACTGCAATCGCCGGAAGTAAAGCATGAACTGGGCTCCATTACATTCGCTTCAGCGACAGATGGCAATCATGGTAGAGGCGTAGCTTGGTCCGCTACGCAGTTTGGCCAGAAATCGGTTATTTATATGCCGAAAGGATCGGCTGACATCCGGCTTGAAAATATTCGTCGTGCAGGTGCTACTGCACAAATCACCGATTTAAATTATGATGATACGGTTCGCTTGATGAAAAAGCATGCGGAGATAAATGACTGGGTTTTAGTTCAGGATACGACCTGGGATGGGTATGAAGAAATTCCTTCTTATATCATGCAAGGATATATGACAATGGTGGTCGAAGCACTAGAACAAATGCAGGCTGATGGAGAAGACAAACCAACGCATGTATTTATTCAGGTCGGCGTCGGCTCTATTGCGGGTGCAGTGATAGGACTCCTGGTAAATCAATTTGGGGAAGAAAAACCGATTACAGTAATCGTGGAGCCTACTAAAGCAGATTGTCATTATCGTTCTGCAATGGCGCCGAGTGGTCAGCGAGAATATGTGACAGGTTCGATGGATACGATTATGGCAGGTCTGGCCTGCGGTGAGCCGAATCCGCTTTCCTGGAGCATGATACGAGACTACAGTGATATGTTCATTTCGTGCCCTGACTTTACTGCTGCACATGGCATGCGTCTACTAGGCAATCCGCTTGGAGACGATGCGAGAATAATTTCGGGGGAATCAGGCGCGGTGACAAGCGGGCTGGCCAGCCTTTTGATGCGGGACGAGCGGCTACGAGAAGCTCGGTACAAACTAGGCTTGAATAAAGATTCCATTATTCTTGTATTTAACACGGAAGGCGATACTGATCCAGAGAATTATCGCCAGATTGTATGGGATGGAGCACATCCGAATCATATATAG
- a CDS encoding YdcF family protein: protein MWQTERVRVSEKRKSMRKRALTLIGVLLLLPICYVVGAHAAIMYTARQQPQPGSEYMIILGAALWGDKMSPSLQYRMDAGLAYLKHNPHTKVIVSGGQGVNEDFPEAVAMQKFLLANGIAAQRILVEDKARSTAENIRFSRPLMTSDQAVLVTNDFHTLRAKLLAERAGIKAQILAAPTPDSVKVKLFVREYVALIKSWWFD from the coding sequence ATGTGGCAAACAGAAAGAGTACGTGTAAGTGAAAAGCGAAAATCGATGAGAAAGAGGGCGTTAACGTTGATAGGAGTTCTCTTGCTGCTTCCGATATGCTATGTTGTTGGGGCGCATGCGGCTATTATGTATACGGCTAGGCAGCAACCGCAACCAGGCTCTGAGTATATGATTATTCTTGGAGCTGCTTTGTGGGGAGATAAGATGTCGCCTTCGCTTCAATATAGGATGGATGCAGGACTAGCTTATCTGAAGCATAATCCGCATACGAAAGTCATTGTCTCTGGCGGACAGGGCGTGAATGAAGATTTTCCGGAAGCGGTAGCTATGCAAAAATTCTTGCTTGCGAATGGCATTGCAGCACAGCGGATTTTAGTAGAGGATAAAGCTAGATCGACAGCAGAAAATATTCGATTCTCCAGACCGTTGATGACTTCGGATCAAGCTGTACTTGTGACGAACGATTTTCACACGCTACGCGCCAAGCTGTTGGCTGAACGTGCCGGTATCAAGGCACAAATCCTTGCTGCACCGACACCGGATTCGGTAAAGGTAAAATTGTTCGTACGTGAATATGTGGCGCTTATAAAGTCATGGTGGTTTGATTAA